Proteins encoded by one window of Aspergillus puulaauensis MK2 DNA, chromosome 4, nearly complete sequence:
- a CDS encoding NAD(P)/FAD-dependent oxidoreductase (COG:E;~EggNog:ENOG410PHK4;~InterPro:IPR006076,IPR036188;~PFAM:PF01266,PF13450;~go_function: GO:0016491 - oxidoreductase activity [Evidence IEA];~go_process: GO:0055114 - oxidation-reduction process [Evidence IEA]), whose amino-acid sequence MATRAGLSLHASLRLSRRQFSTTRASCADVTHAIIGGGVVGLAVARQLASRPNTSTILLERHDAPGTETSSRNSEVIHAGLYYGASSRKRELCIHGKNLLYDLCSKNGIPHRNTKKWVVAQDEQQWDATLKVHELAKQLGVPTRLLSQSEAASREPEVRGRAGILESSSTGIVDSHSLMTYLQGDLEDKGGDCAFLTQVIGIEALDGGKGGYKITARSGGGGEEETTTSIVAETLINSAGNYACDINNMLLPVERHRKALYAKGTYFSYGASFPTGAPSVLVYPATLPGQGGLGTHLTLDMGGQVRFGPDVEWVDDPNDLKPSPDRLQLAIPEIQAYLPNVDTEAIHLDYCGIRPKLSKAGAVIAGAGFQDFVIQEEEGFPGFVNLLGIESPGLTSCLGIAEVVEGILYK is encoded by the exons ATGGCCACCCGCGCAGGGCTCTCCCTCCACGCGAGTCTTCGTCTCTCCCGCCGCCAGTTTTCCACCACCCGCGCGTCCTGTGCAGATGTCACCCATGCA ATCataggtggtggtgttgttggcctCGCAGTCGCACGCCAATTGGCCTCGCGCCCGAATACATCCACAATTCTCCTCGAGCGGCACGATGCGCCGGGAACCGAGACAAGTAGCCGGAACTCGGAG GTAATTCACGCCGGCTTGTACTACGGCGCATCCTCTCGAAAGAGGGAGCTCTGTATCCACGGCAAGAACCTCCTCTACGATCTCTGCTCGAAGAATGGGATACCCCACCGGAACACGAAGAAATGGGTCGTCGCGCAGGACGAACAACAGTGGGACGCTACGTTGAAGGTCCACGAGCTTGCGAAACAACTTGGTGTGCCAACTCGTTTGCTTTCGCAGTCCGAAGCGGCGAGTCGTGAGCCGGAGGTTCGCGGGCGCGCGGGGATACTGGAGAGCAGCTCGACTGGGATAGTGGATAGCCACTCGCTGATGACATATCTACAGGGGGATCTGGAGGATAAAGGTGGGGACTGTGCGTTCCTTACCCAGGTGATTGGGATAGAAGCTCTGGATGGCGGGAAAGGCGGGTATAAGATTACAGCACGGTCCGGCGGaggtggtgaagaggagactACTACGTCCATTGTGGCAGAGACGTTGATAAACAGCGCGGGGAACTATGCATGCGATATTAACAACATGCTTCTCCCCGTTGAACGGCACAGGAAGGCACTCTATGCAAAGGGAACGTACTTCTCCTACGGCGCTTCCTTCCCAACGGGCGCGCCCTCCGTCCTTGTTTACCCAGCGACATTACCAGGCCAGGGTGGTCTAGGAACCCATCTCACCCTCGACATGGGCGGGCAGGTACGCTTCGGCCCAGATGTGGAGTGGGTTGATGATCCGAATGATCTCAAGCCGAGTCCCGATCGACTGCAACTCGCGATCCCGGAGATCCAGGCTTACTTGCCGAATGTTGACACCGAAGCGATCCACTTGGATTACTGTGGAATTCGGCCAAAGCTGTCTAAAGCGGGAGCAGTGATTGCCGGGGCGGGATTCCAGGACTTCGTTatccaggaggaggaaggcTTCCCCGGGTTTGTGAATTTGCTGGGCATTGAGAGCCCGGGGTTGACGAGTTGCTTGGGCATTGcggaggttgtggaggggaTTCTCTATAAATGA
- the TIF51 gene encoding Eukaryotic translation initiation factor eIF-5A (COG:J;~EggNog:ENOG410PMXH;~InterPro:IPR020189,IPR019769,IPR008991,IPR001884, IPR012340,IPR014722;~PFAM:PF01287;~go_function: GO:0003723 - RNA binding [Evidence IEA];~go_function: GO:0003746 - translation elongation factor activity [Evidence IEA];~go_function: GO:0043022 - ribosome binding [Evidence IEA];~go_process: GO:0045901 - positive regulation of translational elongation [Evidence IEA];~go_process: GO:0045905 - positive regulation of translational termination [Evidence IEA]): MADEHETFESADAGASTTYPMQCSALRKNGHVVIKGRPCKIVDMSTSKTGKHGHAKVHLVALDIFTQKKYEDLSPSTHNMDVPNVSRREYQLLDVTDDGFLSLMDDNGGTKDDVKVPEGEIGDKINTMFTEDGKDCNVVILTSMGEQACMEVKEAPGAK; this comes from the exons ATGGCTGACGAG CACGAGACCTTCGAATCCGCCGATGCTGGCGCTTCGACCACCTACCCTATGCAGTGTTCCGCCCTGCGCAAGAACGGTCACGTTGTCATCAAGGGCCGTCCCTGCAAGATCGTCGATATGTCCACCTCCAAGACTGGTAAGCACGGTCACGCCAAGGTCCACCTTGTCGCCCTCGACATCTTCACCCAGAAGAAGTACGAAGATCTCAGCCCTTCCACCCACAACATGGACGTCCCTAACGTCAGCCGTCGCGAATACCAGCTC CTCGACGTCACTGATGACGGTTTCCTTTCCCTGATGGATGACAATGGTGGCACCAAGGATGATGTCAAGGTCCCTGAGGGTGAAATTGGTGACAAGATCAACACTATGTTCACCGAAGATGGCAAGGATTGCA ACGTTGTTATCCTCACCTCCATGGGTGAGCAGGCCTGCATGGAAGTCAAGGAGGCCCCCGGTGCCAAATAA
- a CDS encoding putative GARP complex subunit (Sac2) (BUSCO:EOG092621GA;~COG:U,Z;~EggNog:ENOG410PHT9;~InterPro:IPR007258;~PFAM:PF04129) has product MWLDRIAGHSTPDRGLSPIPQRSSSASHLSPNRPNSRPGISRPGSSLSALVTPSPSASTTSLPTVARVPEESTLKQNAITSPRPSDVADPLDVLNGIIKKYNVGSQSESPVPESSPVKPALLVEDIDFEGLSLEDFIQKPETKRAVNGGIGPQTIQQFEKERDKYQELHSAISGCDDVSKSVEIYLNDFQNELGVVSAEIETLQTRSVQLNAMLGNRRNVERLLGPAVEEISISPAAVRMIAEGPIDENWVKALNEFETRTASIDAKIASSSSTKAIDDVRPLLEDVKKKAVERIRDYLVSQVRALRSPNINAQIIQQQRLVKFKDLYGYVSRAHPTLAAEITQAYINTMRWYYLSHFTRYLQALSKIKLYPSDRNEVLGGEPHAQKAGNMVPGSRGGAAAHDPFSLGRRVDILRTGNQMAISSYLAEEDSSYHGIEVPFRNFNLALLDNVSAEYSFMTEMFSTLSFQQISRKALEVFSSVFSLGQGFAKQLIENSTDSLGVLMCVRLNQQEAFELQRRKVPVADSYINGINMQLWPRFQVIMDTNCESLKRIGGNTGRSAVSALSLAGGDDLNQSSAPHFLTQRFGQLLHGILVLSSEAGDDEPVANSLSRLTTEFDGLLTKLSRIGGDAKRRERFLYNNYSLILTIISDTQGKLATEQKQHFDEMLKTVGRRS; this is encoded by the exons ATGTGGCTCGACCGCATCGCTGGTCACTCGACACCGGATCGCGGTCTCTCTCCGATACCCCAGAGATCATCCTCAGCCTCTCACCTCTCGCCAAATCGTCCGAATAGTCGCCCTGGAATCAGTCGACCAGGGTCGTCGCTGTCCGCCCTGGTTACTCCTTCTCCAAGCGCCTCGACCACCTCTTTGCCAACAGTCGCACGTGTCCCCGAAGAGTCGACCCTAAAGCAGAATGCAATTACAAGCCCACGGCCATCAGATGTCGCCGATCCACTCGATGTGTTGAATGGAATTATCAAGAAGTACAATGTAGGGTCTCAGTCCGAGAGCCCCGTGCCGGAATCGAGCCCAGTGAAGCCAGCACTCTTGGTGGAAGATATTGACTTCGAAGGGTTGAGCTTGGAGGACTTTATACAGAAACCTGAGACAAAAAGAGCGGTAAACGGTGGAATCGGTCCACAGACAATTCAACAGTTCGAAAAAGAGAGGGACAAGTACCAGGAGTTGCACTCCGCTATTTCCGGCTGCGACGATGTATCTAAATCGGTGGAAATATACTTGAATGACTTTCAGAATGAACTAGGTGTGGTTTCGGCGGAGATTGAGACACTACAGACGCGATCCGTTCAGTTGAACGCCATGCtgggaaacagaagaaatGTCGAGCGATTACTTGGCCCcgcggtggaggagatcaGTATCTCCCCAGCCGCTGTACGGATGATTGCTGAGGGCCCTATTGATGAAAACTGGGTCAAAGCTCTGAACGAATTTGAGACCAGGACCGCCAGTATAGACGCCAAGATCGCCAGCTCTAGTTCTACCAAAGCAATTGACGACGTACGACCTCTTTTGGAGGatgtgaagaagaag GCTGTGGAGAGAATTCGAGATTATTTGGTCTCCCAAGTCCGCGCGCTGCGGTCTCCGAACATCAATGCTCAAATCATCCAGCAACAGCGCTTGGTcaaatttaaagatttatacGGTTACGTGTCACGGGCTCATCCCACCCTGGCGGCGGAAATTACCCAGGCGTACATTAATACTATGCGCTGGTATTATCTCTCGCACTTCACCCGCTATCTTCAGGCATTATCGAAGATCAAACTCTACCCCAGTGACAGGAACGAAGTTTTAGGAGGGGAACCCCATGCCCAAAAAGCCG GTAACATGGTTCCCGGTAGCCGAGGTGGCGCCGCCGCGCACGATCCCTTCTCGCTGGGAAGAAGGGTTGATATCTTGCGGACCGGTAACCAGATGGCCATCTCTTCATACCTTGCGGAGGAGGACTCCTCTTACCACGGCATCGAAGTCCCCTTCCGCAACTTCAATCTCGCATTGCTGGACAATGTTTCAGCGGAATATTCCTTCATGACTGAGATGTTTTCGACCTTGTCTTTCCAACAGATATCTCGAAAGGCATTGGAGGTATTTAGTTCAGTCTTTTCCCTGGGCCAGGGATTTGCTAAGCAGCTAATCGAGAACTCTACGGATTCACTCGGCGTACTAATGTGCGTACGATTGAATCAACAAGAAGCATTCGAGCTCCAACGGCGGAAAGTGCCTGTGGCAGATTCGTATATCAACGGAATCAATATGCAATTGTGGCCTCGATTCCAAGTAATCATGGACACCAATTGCGAGTCGCTGAAACGGATTGGCGGGAACACTGGTCGCAGTGCAGTGTCTGCTTTGTCTCTTGCGGGCGGCGACGACCTTAATCAGTCATCTGCACCACATTTCCTCACGCAGCGCTTTGGACAGCTGCTGCACGGTATCCTCGTGCTCAGCAGCGAAGCAGGCGACGACGAGCCCGTAGCGAATAGTCTCTCTCGGTTGACCACTGAGTTTGACGGACTCTTAACTAAACTCAGCCGCATTGGCGGAGACGCGAAGCGACGGGAGCGGTTCCTCTACAACAATTATTCATTGATCCTGACGATTATTAGC GACACCCAAGGCAAGCTAGCAACCGAACAGAAGCAG CACTTTGATGAAATGCTGAAGACCGTGGGCCGGCGCAGCTAG
- a CDS encoding uncharacterized protein (COG:S;~EggNog:ENOG410Q230), giving the protein MTETHPKTIAHPPSSLPPLPTGTKPSHNHKRNKSSTSSTHSNGSSNSGGSGSSGRCWDWILVPGNMHYAKNRSSFRTYRRAPGKINKNRVLGVGTVELKVQRAPDDQRPNTLVLEDVLHLPNAVCNGLCVGKYREGNPGDGMEVAGGEGCRCQVWREGDGDSHGEGEGENEQEHGHGHGEALWYGEEYHGCSRVVLWGDPQGSSGLGDADADAVELPGVDASTEELDTLYTRVKDRSLV; this is encoded by the coding sequence ATGACCGAAACACACCCAAAAACCATCGCGCACCCACCAAgctccctccctcccctccccaccgGAACCAAACCAAGCCACAACCACAAACGCAACaaaagcagcaccagcagcacccaCAGCAACGGCAGTAGTAATAgtggtggtagtggcagTAGTGGCAGATGCTGGGACTGGATCCTCGTCCCGGGAAACATGCACTACGCCAAAAACCGGTCTTCGTTCCGAACATACCGGCGGGCGCCGGGGAAAATCAACAAGAACCGCGTGTTGGGCGTCGGCACTGTGGAGTTGAAAGTGCAGCGGGCGCCCGATGACCAGCGGCCGAAtacgctggtgctggaggatGTGCTGCATCTGCCGAATGCGGTGTGTAATGGGCTTTGTGTGGGCAAGTACCGTGAGGGGAATCCGGGGGATGGTATGGAGGTTGCGGGTGGGGAGGGGTGTCGGTGTCAGGTTTggagggagggggatggtGATAGtcatggagagggagagggagagaatgAGCAAGAACATGGGCATGGACATGGTGAGGCGCTGTGGTACGGGGAGGAGTATCATGGGTGTTCGAGGGTGGTGCTTTGGGGGGATCCGCAGGGAAGTTCGGGACTTGGGGATGCAGATGCGGATGCGGTGGAGTTGCCTGGGGTTGATGCTTCgacggaggagttggatACGTTGTATACGCGAGTGAAGGATCGGAGTCTGGTTTAG